In Cellulomonas sp. Y8, the genomic stretch CGACCTGGTCGTGGTCGGAGCCGAACACGACGAACCGGTGGCCGTCGACGTCCGGGGGCACCGGCGCGCCCCAGTCCTCGCCCCGGAACGTCGAGTACCCGCCGTCGTGCACGAAGACGTCGCGGTACGCCTTGCGCAGCGTCTCGGGCTCGCCGAAGTCGACGTAGTACCCGTGCCGCTCGCCGGTGAGCAGGGCGTGCAGCGCGTGGTGCACGTCGTCCGCCCACTGCGCGGTCATGCCCCAGCCGCCCGCCGCGGTCGGCGTCACCGACACCGGGTCGTTGAGGTCGACCTCGGCGATCAGCGACAGCGGCCGGCCGACCTCGGCCGCCAGGGCCGCGACCTCGTCCGAGAGCTGCGCGAGCGCGTGCCGCGGGGAGTCGTCGACCAGCGCGTGCACGGCGTCCAGCCGCAGCGCGTCGACGTGGAAGTCCCGGAACCAGCGCAACGCGCTGTCCACGATCCACCGCCGCACCTCGGCGGAGCCGTCACCGTCCAGGTTGATCGCCGCGCCCCACGGCGTGTGGTGCGCGTCGGTGAAGTACGGCCCGAACTCGCCCAGGTAGTTGCCCGACGGGCCCAGGTGGTTGTGCACGACGTCCAGGCAGACCGCGAGCCCGGCGGCGTGCGCGGCGTCCACGAACCGCTGCAGGGCGGCCGGGCCGCCGTACGGCTCGTGCACGCCGTACAGGCTGACGCCGTCGTAGCCCCAGCCGCGCTCGCCGTTGAACGGCGCGACCGGCAGCAGCTCGACGACCTCGACCCCGGTGGCGACGAGGTGGTCGAGGCGCGCCGCGGCGGCGTCCAGCGTGCCCTCGGGCGTGAACGTGCCGACGTGCAGCTCGTAGACGACCGCGCCGCGCACGTCGCGCCCAGCCCAGTCCTGGTCGGACCAGTCGTGCCGGGACGCGTCGAACACCCGGCTGGGCCCGTGCACGCCCGCGGGCGCCCAGGGGCCGCGGGGGTCGGGCCGCGGGTCGCCGCCGTCGAGCACGAACGCGTAGTCGGTGCCGTGCGGGATCTCACGGTCGGTGGCCCACCAGCCGTCGCCGGCGGCGGTGAGCGGCACGGTCTCCGCCCCGGCGTCGTCCGCCGCGGGCAGGTGCAGGGCGACGGTGGTGGCGCGGGGCGCCCACACCTCGCCCGGGCGCACGGTGCGGACGGGGGTCTCGGTCACGCGTCGGTCCTCCTCACGAGCAGGGCGACCGGCAGCCGGTCGAGCAGGTCGGCCAGGGGCTGCACCCCGCCGTCGACGGGGCGGTCGGCCAGGACGTCGTGCCAGTCGCCCTCGGGCAGGGCGACGGTGTGCTCGCCCCAGCCGCCGAGCCGGTCGACCATCGCGGCGAGCCGGGTGGCGACCACGGCCACCCGCGGCTCGCCGTCGGCGGTGCGCGCGTAGGTGAGCACGTGCCCGGACGAGTGCGGCAGCGGCGTGATGCCGGCGCCGGGGCCGACGAACGCCTCGGGGACGTCCCGGCGCAGCCGCAGCGCCCGGGAGGTCACCAGCAGCTTCTCGTCCGCCAGGTCGCGCGCCCCCGCGCCCTCGTCCAGCCGGGCCAGCCTGGCCGCGATCGCGTCGTGGTCCACGGGCCGGCGGTTGTCCGGGTCGACGAGCGCGACCGCGGGCACCTCGGTGCCCTGGTAGACGTCGGCCACGCCCGGCAGCGTGAGCTGGACGAGCTTCTGGCCCAGGGTGGCCGCGCGCACGGCGTCGCGGGTGCGGTGCTCCCAGTCGGCGAGCAGCGCGCCGACGCGCTCGTCCGCCAGCGCCCGGGTGGCGACGCCGAGCACCGCGCGCTCGTACGCCTCGTCCGGGCTGGTCCAGGACGTGCGGTCCTTGGCCTCGCGGACGGCCTTGGTCAGGTACTCGTTCAGCCGCTCGGCCGCGATCGGTCCGTCGGCGGTCCAGGTGCCCGCGAGGGTCTGCCAGAGCAGGTTCTCGGCGCGGCCGTCGAGCAGCGTGCTCCGGTAGGACGCCGTGGCCTCCCGCAGCCGCCCGACCAGCTCGGCCCACTCGACCGGCAGCTCGGACAGGACGCCCAGCCGGGCCCGGACGTCCTCGCTGCGCTTGGTGTCGTGCGTCGACAGCGTGGTCATGCCGAGCGGGGTCTGCTGCTGGGCGCGCACGGCCCAGGCGAGCAGCTCGGTGGGGGACAGGGCGAACCGCGCGGGCTCGCCGCCGACCTCGGTCAGCGACACCAGGTGCGTCCACCGGTAGAACGCCGTGTCCTCGACGCCCTTGGCCATCACGGCGCCGCAGGTCTGCTGGAACCGGACGACGAGCTCGTCGCGCTGCGGCTCCCGGGTGCGGCCGGCGCTGCCGACCTCGCGCCCCAGCAGCAGGTCGACCAGCACGTCCATGGTGGCGGCGCGCTCGGGTGACAACTGGGCGCGGGCGGCACGGGCCGCGTGCTCCAGGACCTCGACGTCGGCCGGGTGCGGGGTGCGCCCCGGTGCGACGTAGGCCCGGTACCGGTCCATCGCCACCAGCAGCTCGACCAGGCAGTCGTGCAGCGACCGCCAGGTGTGGTCCCGGAGCCGCAGGTCGCCGCGGCACACCTCGGCGGCGAGCTCGGTGAGCCGGTACACCTCGGCGTACAGCGCGCGGTCCACGATCTGCCGCTTGGCGGTGTCGACCACCTCGGGCAGCGCGTCGGACGACTCGCCGGTCAGGCGGTGCATGAGCGCGCCCAGCCGGGCGCCGCCGCCGGGGTCGACGAAGGCCTGCTGGATCCGCCACAGCGCCTCGTAGCCCGTGGTGCCGGCGGTGTCCCAGTCGGCGGGGAGCTCCTCGTCGCCCTGCAGGATCTTCTCGACCACGACCCACGCGCCGCCCGACCGCTCGCGCAGCCGCTCGAGGTAGCCGCCCGGGTCCGCGAGCCCGTCGGGGTGGTCGATGCGCAGGCCGTCGAGCACTCTCTCGTCGAGCAGCCGGAGCACCAGGGCGTGCGTGGCGTCGAACACGGCGGGGTCCTCGACGCGGATCGCGGCGAGGGTGCCGACGTCGAAGAACCGCCGGTAGTTGAGCTCCTCGTCGGCGACCCGCCAGTACGCCAGCCGGTAGTGCTGCCGCTCCAGCAGCTCGGCCAGCGGCAGCGCCTCCGTGCCGGGGCGGACGGGGAAGGTGTGGTCGTAGTAGCGGAGCACGGGCTGCGGCTCGTCGCCCTGGCCCGGCACGACCTCGTGCTCCAGCCGGATCTCGCCCGACGCCAGCACCGCGCCGATCCGGTCACCCAGCACCGGCATGAGGACGTCCCCCTCGCCGGCGGACCAGTCGACGTCGAACCAGGACGCGTACGGCGACTCCGGGCCCTCCGCGAGCACGGACCACAGGGCGCGGTTGTGCCACGCGGGCGTGGGCACGGCCATGTGGTTCGGCACGATGTCGAGCACCAGGCCGAGCCCGGCCCCGTGCGCCCGGTCGGCGAGCCGGCGCAGCGCCGGCTCGCCGCCGAGGACGGGGGAGACCTCGTCGTGGTCGACGACGTCGTAGCCGTGCGTCGAACCCGGCGCCGCGGTGAGGATCGGCGACAGGTAGACGTGCGTGACGCCGAGGTCCGCCAGGTACGGCACCAGGTCGGCGGCGTCGTCCAGCGTCAGGTCGGCCCCGAGCTGGAGCCGGTAGGTCGACGTGGGGACGGGCCGACCCGGCGCGGGCAGGCGCCGGGTCGGCGTGCGGGGCTCGGTCCCGCGCTCGACGGTCACTTGCCCCGCTTCCGGTCGCCGGCGCCGTCGGCGGGCGCCGCCGCGGGCGCGCCGGAGGGCGTGCCCGGGGTGCCGGGGAGCCCGGTCGGCGCGG encodes the following:
- the treZ gene encoding malto-oligosyltrehalose trehalohydrolase; this encodes MTETPVRTVRPGEVWAPRATTVALHLPAADDAGAETVPLTAAGDGWWATDREIPHGTDYAFVLDGGDPRPDPRGPWAPAGVHGPSRVFDASRHDWSDQDWAGRDVRGAVVYELHVGTFTPEGTLDAAAARLDHLVATGVEVVELLPVAPFNGERGWGYDGVSLYGVHEPYGGPAALQRFVDAAHAAGLAVCLDVVHNHLGPSGNYLGEFGPYFTDAHHTPWGAAINLDGDGSAEVRRWIVDSALRWFRDFHVDALRLDAVHALVDDSPRHALAQLSDEVAALAAEVGRPLSLIAEVDLNDPVSVTPTAAGGWGMTAQWADDVHHALHALLTGERHGYYVDFGEPETLRKAYRDVFVHDGGYSTFRGEDWGAPVPPDVDGHRFVVFGSDHDQVGNRALGDRPSDALDDGALAASAALVLLSPFTPMLFMGEEWGARTPWMYVTDHPEPELAQAVREGRSREFGGHGWAEMYGADEDTFEVPDPQAPATFESGRLDWDEPTLPGGERMLDWYRTLARLRHEVPDLGSGDRTRTDLTWAEGPDAAEPVDGAWADWLVLHRGDARVVVNLADAERRVPLASEGDLRVLASWATARIVPAGDGEGTQLLLGPRSVAVLA
- the treY gene encoding malto-oligosyltrehalose synthase, encoding MTVERGTEPRTPTRRLPAPGRPVPTSTYRLQLGADLTLDDAADLVPYLADLGVTHVYLSPILTAAPGSTHGYDVVDHDEVSPVLGGEPALRRLADRAHGAGLGLVLDIVPNHMAVPTPAWHNRALWSVLAEGPESPYASWFDVDWSAGEGDVLMPVLGDRIGAVLASGEIRLEHEVVPGQGDEPQPVLRYYDHTFPVRPGTEALPLAELLERQHYRLAYWRVADEELNYRRFFDVGTLAAIRVEDPAVFDATHALVLRLLDERVLDGLRIDHPDGLADPGGYLERLRERSGGAWVVVEKILQGDEELPADWDTAGTTGYEALWRIQQAFVDPGGGARLGALMHRLTGESSDALPEVVDTAKRQIVDRALYAEVYRLTELAAEVCRGDLRLRDHTWRSLHDCLVELLVAMDRYRAYVAPGRTPHPADVEVLEHAARAARAQLSPERAATMDVLVDLLLGREVGSAGRTREPQRDELVVRFQQTCGAVMAKGVEDTAFYRWTHLVSLTEVGGEPARFALSPTELLAWAVRAQQQTPLGMTTLSTHDTKRSEDVRARLGVLSELPVEWAELVGRLREATASYRSTLLDGRAENLLWQTLAGTWTADGPIAAERLNEYLTKAVREAKDRTSWTSPDEAYERAVLGVATRALADERVGALLADWEHRTRDAVRAATLGQKLVQLTLPGVADVYQGTEVPAVALVDPDNRRPVDHDAIAARLARLDEGAGARDLADEKLLVTSRALRLRRDVPEAFVGPGAGITPLPHSSGHVLTYARTADGEPRVAVVATRLAAMVDRLGGWGEHTVALPEGDWHDVLADRPVDGGVQPLADLLDRLPVALLVRRTDA